A single window of Danaus plexippus chromosome 31, MEX_DaPlex, whole genome shotgun sequence DNA harbors:
- the LOC116778358 gene encoding cytotoxic granule associated RNA binding protein TIA1 isoform X2: MNGQWLGSRSIRTNWATRKPPAPKNELNSKPLTFDEVYNQSSPTNCTVYCGGLTAGLTEELMQKTFQPFGTIQEIRVFKDKGYAFIRFSTKESATHAIVAVHNADVNGAPVKCSWGKESGDPNNAQGAQLGGTAYSPFGAYPGGVPPSYWYNTYPQQLGGFLQGVQGVQGYSYAGQFAGYQQQYMGMGGVQLPWALGGGVGGVGGVGGVGGVGGVGGVAAMSQPPQVLHYPVQHFQVQPIGEDEWLAPSLLV; this comes from the exons ATGAACGGCCAGTGGTTGGGGTCAAGGTCTATACGAACTAACTGGGCGACAAGGAAACCACCAGCTCCAAAAAACGAAC TAAACTCAAAGCCGCTAACCTTCGACGAGGTTTACAACCAGAGCTCCCCAACCAATTGCACGGTCTACTGCGGCGGTCTTACGGCCGGGCTCACCGAGGAGCTCATGCAGAAGACCTTCCAGCCCTTCGGGACCATCCAGGAGATACGCGTCTTCAAGGATAAAGGATACGCTTTTATCAG ATTCTCAACCAAAGAGAGCGCGACCCATGCTATAGTTGCTGTGCACAATGCTGACGTTAACGGAGCTCCTGTGAAGTGTTCCTGGGGCAAGGAATCCGGTGACCCGAATAACGCACAAGGAGCACAG TTGGGTGGCACTGCCTATAGTCCTTTCGGCGCCTATCCAGGAGGTGTTCCACCTTCATATTGGTATAACACATACCCGCAGCAACTGGGAGGTTTCCTGCAAGGAGTCCAGGGAGTGCAAGGATACTCCTATGCCGGGCAATTCGCGGGCTATCAGCAACAATACATGGG CATGGGCGGCGTACAATTGCCATGGGCGCTGGGCGGAGGCGTGGGCGGTGTGGGCGGAGTGGGCGGCGTCGGTGGTGTCGGTGGCGTCGGCGGTGTTGCTGCAATGTCTCAGCCGCCTCAAGTGCTGCACTATCCCGTACAGCACTTTCAAGTCCAGCCC ATCGGTGAAGACGAGTGGCTGGCGCCGAGCCTGCTGGTGTGA